The genomic interval AAAGTCTTCAGCATAGGACGGTTCAGACATACTGTTTGATCTTCATGCAGAGTTAGAGGAATTTAGCACAttcctatttttaaaaaaagtgattgAGGTGTAAATGACTGAATGTGAGACTCCAGTTAAATTTTAGTGTGTCTCTAGTTCTGTTCAGTGAattaaaatatgtgcaatatcaCATTTTCATACTGGTGTCCTGTCCCAGTTAGAAAACTTCTGGGCCATGTTCACCTGCAAATTTGATTCATATTCCACTCCACAACAACAGGTAAACTATAGACTGTGAAAAGTTACAAAGTCTGCAATTATACATGCCATACTAGTTCAGTAGTaagaaataattatttatttttcatgcaTATAATTCTTATGTAATTCCCAGTTAAAACATTACCCAAGTAGCATCGTGAAATGTTTGTGAGGTAAATGCGTCATCAATGTTAAGTGACTGTTTATGTTTTTAGTGAACTGtaattttaagttgaaatttgTTAGTCATGCAGCACTCTAAGTAAAACATTGTTTTGCTAAACAAATCCATCAAAACTCTGGGTTGGGCTTTGAAAAAGGTAAAGTGATGCAGAATTGTTTTGATATTGTCTAAAAAAAGCTTTTATCTTTCTCCCTCCCTCTGCTCTGGCCCATTTAAGGAAGCTCCTATTGCAGTGCTATTGCATGATTCCTTTTTGTTTCAAAGGCTTTTAAAGTTGTGCGAAAAAAATATGAAACTTTTATAGTTCATTTATATGATAAAAAAGTGATCTTCTTTGATCTATTGATTTTGATGATACATTAATGGAATATTTCACCCAAAGGTAAACATTCTGTGATAATTTACTtaatttcttctgtggaacacaaaataagatattttaaaatacagtatGTCTTGGGGTTCTTTTTTTTGGATTCATACAATAAAAGTCAGGAGGTCCAGTGTTAATTTGGACAGCGGCTTTACACTACAGATCCATGTGATCCAATATCCACTGATTTATTCTATAGAAAACGCAGttgttatttctgtttttttgttttgtttttgtttttgttcttgtttttttatttttataagatgtggtaaaatacattttagattGTCTTTGCACCTGCAAATTTCCTTCATGTGGTCTGTAATGCAGCACAGAGATTTCACATTTCAGTGCTCACACAACAATATGATGACTGTAAGTGTTCAAATTTCCAGCATAGCAGTAATGGTTAACTAAGCTTCGGAGCCAATGTCCAAAATAGCTTAACAATGTTCTTAAAAGATCCTCCAGGTACGGATGAGTGAATAAAGTGTCTAAATCCTGCAGCTACCATACAAAATCTGTGCAGCTCTGTCCAGATGAAACATTACAACGCTCTagatatttggaagaacatAACAGAAAGTAGGACTCAAGGGACAAACCCTTTTGCCGGGTCCAGTGATGCAGTACATGCTGGTATTTGTAATTCCATTTCAAACAGCAACCAGAGTCCAAGTGATGCCCCTGTGAACGTCGTCTCTTTGATGCCAAGCCAGGCACCGACCTCTTCAGAAAGGCAGGTGTCAGATGGAGACAAAGCTGGTGCCACACTACTGTTCTCTGGAGTCTTCTTGGGCCTGGTTGGCATGACATTCACGGCTATGGGGTGGACAAATTACAATGTCAACCACAGCTACGAATGGACACAGCTTCTGGGGCCCATTCTGCTGTCAGTAGGAGGTACGTTCGTGCTCATAAGCATCTGCAAGTTCCATATGCTCTCCTGCCTGAACTGCAAGCAGAATGATGAGGAGAGAACACCTGAAACTGAACCTTTGCCACCCCTTTCTGGACCATCGTTTGTCTTCACTAGACTCAATCAGCCCGTTACCTTCCACAGGGCCACGGTGGTCCAATACATCCCACCACCGTACACCTCCGTAGTGCCGGACCAAAGTCTGGGCCCTGTTAATGGTTTGCACTCCAGTCACCAGCCATTGGCAGTCACAGTGAGCACACCGCCACAGTATTACAGTGTGTATCCCATGGAAAACCCCAGTTTTATTTCTGGTGAATACGACAACGCCACAGCAGAGCAAAGGGAAAACAGGTATGATGATGAATACTGATATTGGTGCacattaagttaatttagatgtTAGTAGCTGTAATATGATCAGGAGTGTGAAgtctaaaatgcattaaaatcagctaaaaaaaaaaaaatatttttaaaaataattattttaagacatatttaaaaaaaaaacactaagcATTGAATAATGTACATTTTGGGATGTAATATCTACATTGTAAGAAATAGTATGTGTGTTGTAATAATTCAAATGTAACACAGTTCAGGCCAAAATGTGGAATTCAGTTTAAAAGCTCAGGGGAGAAGGGAGTGCATGTTAACTAAATTATGAAGTTTAGCTAATTATAAAAGAGCTGAAATCATTGTCGTACATGAGCGTAAAAATATAATGGATTGAGATCAAAAACCTATTCTGAGGTACATAATGTGGGCTATAAATTCACATCTGGTTTATAATTCGATTAGAATTGAGGTTAGACTGGGAATGGACGTGGAATGGGGATGACTTAATTATTTTGAAAGTAAATTTGATATCCACAAAAATGTTTGCacaaaatttaaaatatctgttttcTGTTGGCGTTACCACTCATGAACtcatcgagagagagagagagagagagagagagagagagagagagagagagagagagagagaggcgggTAGGCTATAAGCTGTCACTGGGCCGGTACCATTTGCTGGTAGCCCACTGATATAGCCTactaatatttggtacagtaggcTATAAAGTATTAATATCCTAAAGTAGGCctactaataaaaataataaaacacccAGCATAGGCCTATCAAGTACTTAAGGTGTAGCCTACCCTTTGAGGGTAGCTACACCCCAGTGATAGCTTTTGTAACCTTGACTTACACCGTTTAGACGCGAAACTTGAGTTACAGACGTTAACAAACCATGTTACAACACTGTTCTAAAATATCATATAGGCTAAAATAAAGTAGTCCAAGTGCCACAGCCAACACCTGTACGTTATTCTTTGCACTAAATACCAAGTTCTAGCAAATGTGGATTATTTGAAATTTGCTGGTTTCTTTGCAGGAATCACAGCGTcgcagaggaagaggaagaggaagaggggaAAGCGAGTAGACCTACAGCAGAGAGCGCCTCCTCTCCACCTGCTTACGAAGAGCTATTTGccaattattatataaattgatatttaaaaaataaaaaaataaactctcGAGTGTGGACGAAGCGAAGATTAATTATtgttcatatttataaaaaaaaaaaagtgataatGCAGTGACTGGGAGCATAAAGTTTCCATGTTTGAAaaatatagctttttttttttcaactgcaGTTTAGATTATTAGAAAAATTATTTTACACAcggatagtgtgtgtgttgtaggcTATTTGAGTGCTCTCGTGTCCTCTTTGGCTCCTGAGAACTTAGTGGCACACGTGAGCGTCCGGTGAGGGCCACATGGGGGCAGAAAGAGTGAGGAAGAAAGACAAAGTTCTCACCAACAATGGGGGAGATGCATTTTCGTTTGTGCGTTCGGTTTAAGAACTGAACGTTTAActaataattttaaaacataatCCTCATATAGTAGTCAAGTCCAACTGCTGCAAAAAATTAGAACATTGTCTCTGAGGGATTTAACCTTTTGCGTGAACGTGGCTACATCACTAGTGAAAGGTTATTTTAGTAAACTTGCGTCTCTTTTGTAAAGCCTTTAACTGGAAGTAGCACGGGCATGTCCCATTTTAGGAAATATGATCTTATTATCTATTTTCATGAGTCGATAAGATATCgacttaaaacaacaaaaaatatttataatataaaacttTAAATGTACAAAAGCTACTTATAGGATACCCTGCAAAATATTGTAAAGCAACACAACCTTTGAGCCATTAAATTAACGTTCGATCAATGTGATACAAAAGTAGCctaaaaaagtagaaattatccATGCTTTATtgattttgtatttaatttcttttacagtttatgttaattaattatattttgagtCAAATTCGTTAAACCGCATAGCCTACTTTGTATTAAACTTATAATTTTGGGTATTCTCTTAATTGTATTTAGAAAATCTACAACTTATTCCTAAACGGTcaaattaatgcaaattaaatattacaaacaGTGCTGTAGCCTAATTACATTCGAAATAGTGGACATAAATCAAAATTACctgttattataatataattacatAAAACCTAGGCAAAAACAGATTTTGTGATGTAGAAGTGAACTACACACAATAGTAGGCTACAACACTCCTCACGAAAAAGGTttggttttgtttatttgtttgttttttataacaCGATGAAAAGCTTGTGTGGATGGCTTATTCGGATGATATCACTTTCCTTTTATAGGGCTATGTGAAAACATAAATATTAGTTTGTTGAATTTTGTTCtgtaaattcattattttattttactttggttCGAATAAAACTTTAATGTTTGTATTGTAGACCCTACCCAATACAGTGGCATTTAAATTTAATAAATGGCTAAAGTTAGtagtaaataattataaatgttattttaagttAAACATATTGGGTCATAACATTTCATAACGTGTGTCAAATTACATTTAAACGCAACACCATTACATTGTAGCCTACCTACAAATAATTTACTTCCactaaaaaaaattctctaTAAATTAGCTAATCAAACGTATTGTTTGGATACTTTTAATCAGTGTGTACAAACGGCAGAAGCAAATAAACGTTCTAAACAAGAATAACTGAGGAGTTGCAACCGGTAATTTCCGCATGGTGCTTTTAACATTTGCCATCTCTGCCTCAAAGTGAAACAACGTCTGCTAAACCAACCCTCCTTCGTAAATGGGATTAAAGGGCCAATTCGGGTTCTGCTCATTGCTCAAGGAGGTCTTTTAAGGTTTTGAACAGGACATGGGCAGTGCCTCAAACTAGGACCCAAGCGTCGCGATGAAGTCAGTCTTTGCTCGTCTGTTGCAAACAAGGCTATATCGATACCCATAGGGTAAATTCAGGTCAATTGGGACGCATTTTGTTGCCATTGACATGACTGTTGTCCCAATTAACATTTGCTACCAAAATTAAGTGCTTAATcctttaaatgattattacatatttttaaaagaaagaaaatagtcAGAGGAACACAATTAACGTTCTAGTTTATGTGTTTGTATATAGCCTAGGCtactttgtttcttttttcttcttcttttttttacctcagcttaattttttttaaatacaatggAAACACTTTTTCCGCTTTTGTAAGCCATGATGTTTGTAGTCCCTTCATGTTGAATCGTCTGTATGTCCAACATTTTAATAGGCCTATCGAAATATTCATTGTATGAATGGAGCGCCTAAAAAGGaattaataaacaataattcATTTACCCCTTCTTGTTGGAAATGTTGACATTTATACAATCACTGTCTCCACTGTTTTCAAAATTATAACTTATTATTAGCCTATAACTATACGCACTCTGCATTTATCTTTTTACGATTGGTTCACTTATTGGTAGGCTATACAGCCTATTCTATAAAATAGCTGACTTTAAACAGATCAAATTGTTCCCCAAAAAGCAAAAGTGTTTTTATCTccaatagcctacatttttaaATAGTGTCCCAGAATTTGTATTGTGCCTTTATGTCGAGACCGCAGGGCAATGTGAATTTCATTAATTTCACTGCGCAGTAAATCGCGGGTGGCCGACGACGCTCATTATTGGAGAGCACCGCTTTATTTATTACAGAACACGTCCAACATCTGAACTTGTCCAGATTaacgaggaggaggaggaaagtGAACGCACAACCATACCAGCatgtctccactggctgtcttTCAGAACAACATATGACAGCTTACACCATCTCATTTCAAATTTACACAGCAAAGGTGTCCCAGATGCGCTTCTGGAGTGACAATGTGTCTTTACACTTTCTAATGCTGTTCAGAGGGGGCATACGCCATTTCTATACTTTGATTTTAGGGACTGAGGTGGGTCAGAGCAGGCATATTTTGTTCTGGCTTTTATGCAGCACTATATACACAATATTTTGAGCAGGCACAAAGTAGATTTAACTTTGCTGCATAAAGAAACATTTAGCTACTCACCATATAAATTACACGCTTTGTATACACTTGCTAATCAAATTGTAGATCCAGTAATAGCATCACTGAACCAAGGTCTTACCTTGAGGAGGCTTTCCCATTAATCTAGTAGCTCATTTTTGTTTGACCCGGATGCAATTTGAAGTCTTAACTTTTGCTTGAATAACTGAAGATTTGTTTATactgttaataataatacaaataataattaaattaaaaatatacgTGCTCAGTTCTGTTGCCAGGTGTTTTTGAACAAAACCCCTGAAACTACAGCCTAAATTCCGTGTGTACCATGTCTGGTTATCACTCCATTAGCACCTCATCATTGTGGAAAAGTGTTTTCCCCATTGGTCATttaactggcttttttttaagcaacagataaatcgtttaaaaaaaaaaaaattatatatatagctaataaaagcaaaaaaaaaaaaaacttaaattggTAAAACATTATCATTGCAATTCCTAATTATTTTACGTTTTTGCAAAATGGTGGCTAATTCGTACGGTTTAATTTGTAGGTTAGGAGTGGACCTTTATgctttatttttctaaaaaccGTACATTCTGTAGAGATCacgtaaaataaagttttttttttttttttttttttttttttttttaccgtaaaATAAAGTTTCACTAGCGACCATCTTGAGCAGTGACGTCAGAGGCATCAGACGGAGAAAAGTGTAGGCTGTCATGCCATAGATAGACCTATCTGTTGCACAGTGTACACTgtatcagttttatttattgttttttttttgtgtgtgtgtgtgtgtgtgtttatattcatttttggtTCACTGTCAtacattcaataaatatttcaaacaaaaaGGTAGGCTATTATTtcttatgtattatttatagccCTTAAAATTGTGCACTGGTGAAATAAATATTACCGATGTATATAAGCATACTGCATGCATGTCACTTGGGAAAAGATATTTCATCTGAATACACTAATTTTGAATGGATTATGGTCTCTGCATTTGGATATTGCAGTTTCTGCATGCACCAGCAGGGTCAAATGGGGGTGTGCCAGTTTGCCAGACATTGTAATGATGTATTGGATAAAGCTATCCCTTAGCATTCCCATTCATCTCAAAGGCAGTTGGCTGGTAGTTTTGAACACAGCTGTTGGCTTTAATCAAACAGAGCACCTTTGAATGAGGTGAATATGAAGGCAGTTTACTTCAGGCATAGCCTATGTCTTTATTCAGACACATTAGCTTTTCCTTATTCATAAAAACACCAGGTTTGAACATAACACATTTGTATTATAGTGGTGCATCTTTAACCTGACTTCTGAATCCATACTAGAGGGAGCAGAACATTTGTGTAGGCTAATCCACTGCTTATATCTGAGTCTGTGGTGAGTGTTTGCTAAATGCCAGTTTACTAGTGTTACAGTCTGTCACTATAACTGAGATGCCCATCGTGCTGGTGGTCTGTTCAACACGTGACACACTGCTCAGTAATGCTAAATAGAAAGAGGGGAGAAGGGGACAAATGGATTCCATGTTTTCAGCCAAACACAGCGGAGCAAAACGAAGGGAGAGAGCTTTGTTGTTTATGAAAAACATGTGAAACCAATCAAATCCAAATTATCCTCCCGCTGTTCATGTTGCTAGCAGAGCCAGACGCCCCTCTAGAGGTACTGCCACCCAGATAGAGAGagcatcactcacacactctttatTACTCCATACAGGTTTAAGTACATACGCTATATTCTACATACTGTCACTCCAACTAATGACGTGCACGCTTAcagttatacacacacacacacgtattgCATGAATTGCTAGGGTATGTTCAAGTGATTATATGCATTAACtgaaggtacacacacacacacacacacacacacacacacacacacacacacacacacacacacacacacacacacacacacagtttgttTGGGGTGCATCTGACAGTAAAACCCCAGGATGATTAGATCAATATGGCAAACAGGAAATGATTCACAGACTCTGCAGACTCTTACAGCTCATTTACATACagcttcaaacacacacacacacacacacacccacacacacacacacacacacacacacacacacacacacactgtacgtatatataaacacatgcacacaaacgGATCTGCTGAACACATTGAACCACTGCTCATTTACATTACTTTTCTGAAACAGGAAGTCTGTTATTGAGACAAGTGTCCCCCAACACACACGTTATTGCATTTTTTCCACTCAATTTTCAAGATGCAATGATCAATGAGGGAAGAGTGCTACCTTTTGAGAATCTGAGCTATGATATAGCAAGTGCCAAAATGAATGTTTACTGTGTGCAGCCCTTTTGATGTGTGTGAGGGCCTTAAGTAACTCTGATGGCAAATCTATCAGCAGTCCCCAGGCCCCCATTCGGGTCTTATTCACTCTGGCCGCCAGTTTCTCTCCACAGCCTGAGAAAACCATTGACTCGTGTGTTACTGTCTTCTGGAGCCAATGTGGGTCCTCCTCTCCACACGGTTTTAATACTGCTCACGTCTGGACTTTTATACTCTGGCCTCTGTTACCAAGCAGGTGTTCCACCGATTCAGATAAAGAACATGAGACAGTATAATGGCTATAGAAATATGAATTATAAAAATGGATTATTAACAGCTGGACTGTGGGAAACGTGGTTAAGAGTGGAAAAATGCAGCTGTTTAAAACTGATGAAAATGCCTTACTTAAATCAATATCTTCTTTTCAGAAAACAATTAGTAATGAAAAGTCATTTGTGGTTGAGAATCATAAAACTTGTACGTTTAAAAGTTATGCCAAGGTTTCAAGATCCATTTCGCTTATGGTCCTGGACAAAAGTCAGGATTGCCTTCAGAAACGTCTTCATTGCAAAGCGGGCTTCATTTTGGTCAGAAAAACTGCCCTCGAGAGTTCAATTCATTACCCCTCAATAAATGTCATAATGTAACTCACAATGCAATGAACCTCATGAGCCATACATGATCACATATATGTTCTGAAATGGGATATTGATTGCCATTTTTCGGCTGTGGTCCAGTGGTAATACTGTATCTGATGGAGAAATCATGTCCCTGTCTTTAATAAAACAGAGAGAAACCTAATGAGGCTCAGATGAAGGCCCAGATGATCTTTGCAGATGTTTGATTGCTGTCTGGAAAAAGAAAAGCGGTCCAGTCCAGAGAGCATCAGTGAGATGCCTCTTTTTGTCTCATTTTCTCTCACCTTTTCTTGCTGTGCAAACtgtacacaaataaacaaaaacaagcacaaaaaCAAAAGCCTTGGAGGACACCTGTGTTCCTCACAGTAACTTTGTTGGTTCAGAGGATTTCACTGCAGGTTGTTTGAGGAACGTTAAAGTGCCAATGAAGGTGTTGTACTAAATAACTTCACTAGATTTATGGGACTGGTGTTTTTAATGAATGGCATGTGTGAGACGGCGAGAGAGTGAATCAGAGTGGTTCTGTCACCGTGGTACTGTACATCTGGGATGTCTTGTATGTTAATCTGATGGAAGTTCCACAACATTTTCATGAAATATTTCCCTTTTTAAACTAAATGGCCAGAGGTGGCATCTTGGCCTTGGCCTCATCCCGCCTCTTCTTCCTAACGTAATTCTGCCTCGTGCTCAAACTGGAATAGTTTTGGTGAAGAAATATAAACAGAAGCCGCATTGGGAGTGCGGATATTTTGAAACCGTATTCCATTGTTTACATTAGTATTTTACTTAAGGGAAAACTTCTGTCACTGTCAATTTTGCAGGGCGGTCAGCCAATGTTCCGTCAATGCCTCTCTAACATCAATGTAGCAC from Pseudorasbora parva isolate DD20220531a chromosome 3, ASM2467924v1, whole genome shotgun sequence carries:
- the tmem174 gene encoding transmembrane protein 174, yielding MKHYNALDIWKNITESRTQGTNPFAGSSDAVHAGICNSISNSNQSPSDAPVNVVSLMPSQAPTSSERQVSDGDKAGATLLFSGVFLGLVGMTFTAMGWTNYNVNHSYEWTQLLGPILLSVGGTFVLISICKFHMLSCLNCKQNDEERTPETEPLPPLSGPSFVFTRLNQPVTFHRATVVQYIPPPYTSVVPDQSLGPVNGLHSSHQPLAVTVSTPPQYYSVYPMENPSFISGEYDNATAEQRENRNHSVAEEEEEEEGKASRPTAESASSPPAYEELFANYYIN